A single window of Macadamia integrifolia cultivar HAES 741 unplaced genomic scaffold, SCU_Mint_v3 scaffold205, whole genome shotgun sequence DNA harbors:
- the LOC122065552 gene encoding protein FLX-like 2 isoform X2, protein MGSKGRAPPPHLRRPLPGPGIMHPDPFGLGIHPPPGAFPPFDMLPPPEIMEQKLAAQHVEMQTLAAENQRLAATHTTLRQELAAAQQELQRLQAQIGGMKTEKEQQMRGLMDKIAKMEVNLQTTEPVKLELQQARADAQSLIGLRQELISKVQQLSQDLQRSHGDVQQIPALMSELEGLKQEYQHCRATYDYEKKLYHDHLESLQVMEKNYVSMAREVEKLRAELSNTNNLERRTGVPYGTSTGYKENEAAEHHPVGQNAYEGGYGVPQEISQMPKCNHPRDDPQLRKYSRTRSANNNPLYESEHEGEDEMTVASPVLPPTSTVITTQDVVAMVSDVMQGIQKSLNKLAKY, encoded by the exons ATGGGAAGTAAAGGTCGTGCTCCACCCCCTCATTTAAGACGGCCCCTTCCTGGCCCTGGGATAATGCATCCAGACCCATTTGGCTTGGGCATCCACCCTCCACCGGGTGCATTTCCACCTTTTGATATGTTGCCTCCTCCAGAAATCATGGAACAGAAGCTCGCAGCACAACATGTTGAGATGCAAACACTTGCAGCAGAGAACCAAAGGCTTGCTGCTACCCATACAACTCTAAGACAAGAACTTGCTGCCGCGCAGCAGGAGTTGCAAAGATTGCAGGCTCAAATAGGTGGTATGAAGACAGAGAAAGAACAACAAATGAGGGGTCTTATGGATAAGATTGCTAAGATGGAAGTCAACTTGCAAACCACAGAGCCTGTTAAATTGGAACTGCAGCAGGCACGAGCTGATGCCCAGAGTTTGATTGGGCTGAGGCAAGAACTCATTTCTAAAGTGCAGCAACTGAGTCAGGATCTCCAGAGGTCCCATGGAGACGTCCAGCAGATTCCTGCCCTGATGTCAGAACTTGAGGGTCTCAAACAGGAATATCAGCATTGCAG GGCTACATATGACTATGAAAAGAAACTATATCATGATCACCTTGAGTCACTTCAGGTGATGGAGAAGAACTATGTTTCCATGGCAAGAGAGGTGGAAAAGCTTCGGGCAGAATTGTCTAATACCAATAACCTTGAGAGAAGAACTG GCGTGCCATATGGGACCAGTACTGGGTACAAAGAGAATGAGGCAGCTGAGCATCATCCTGTTGGACAAAATGCTTATGAGGGTGGTTATGGTGTTCCTCAG GAAATTTCCCAAATGCCGAAGTGTAACCATCCCCGAGATGACCCGCAATTGCGGAAGTACAGTCGCACCCGGAGTGCGAATAATAACCCTTTATATGAATCTGAACACGAGGGTGAAGATGAGATGACCGTTGCATCACCTGTGCTACCTCCTACATCAACTGTGATAACAACTCAGGATGTGGTAGCCATGGTCAGTGATGTGATGCAAGGCATCCAAAAATCCCTCAACAAGTTGGCCAAGTACTAG